CTGCCTGGTCTGCCCAACGGGAAATCCCAGGAATGCGGACTGTACCCAATCAAGAAAAGCAACCTCGGCCTTTAGTTTTCTCATCAGTATCTCCCGCTCCTGTCGTGAGGAGATATTCAAACCGCTCTGCCTGAACCAGAGCCGCCCGTGGGAGATCGTGTAAAAGCCCTTCTCCATTGCAAAATTGATATAAGTAGCTGTATCAGAATGCCATGCAAGGTCGAAAGCGACGAACCCCTTCCTTTCATAAATGCTCCGACGGAAAATATGATCCTGAGCACAGGTATAAGCCTCACCTGAAAGACGCCTGAGAGTAAAATCATACGCTGATTCAAACTGAGGATGGCCGAACTCATAGCCAGGCCCACATGGCTTCGAATCAGCGCCAATCCAGGATACCGGGAATCGATAGATGTCATAAGCACCTGCTGTTCTTTCCAGCGTTGCATAAAACGCCGCTACGGCATTCGATGACGGGATATCATCATCAGAGAGGAGCCAGATCCAGGGTTCGCCGGCAGTCAAATCAATAGAACGCCTCCAATGCGCTACGAGATCGCGACCGCCGAGATTATCCGGAAAGCGGTGATAATGCATTTGCAGCTGTTTACCGTATGGCTCGACAATAGAGAAGAGATCATGCGGACTCGCGTCATCAGAAACATACAGGGCAAAGCGTCTGTCAGTCTGATTGGACAGCGCATCCATTGTTTCCTTCAGGAAATGGGCCTTAAAGGCCGGTATGACAATAGCCAGATTATAATCTGCCTTGCTCTGAACGCTGCTGGAATAACTCATCTGTGTCGGCTACCACATTCCCCGATTATGTCCCGAGTTTAGTTAGAGCTTGAAAAGGCGGAACCCTGGCCCAAAATGGGCCGAACACCACATTGCTCTCTGTCAGCGTAGTTGACGCACATTTTTTCAATCGTCTGCCTCAGGAGGCTTTCGCCTCGCCGAGAGTAACCGCCTTCTGATACTCCCACTTCCTGGGGCTCTGTGACCACCGAGAAGGATTCTTTTTCTTCGCTGCTGCGAAGGTCTGTGCTCGCTTCTTGAGGATTGCCCGATCCTGACCGGTGTGTCTTTGCTCGGGCGTCACATAGTTGATACCAGAATGGCGATGTTCATGGTTATACCAGTGCACGAAATTGGCAACCCAATTTCGTGCCGATTCAAGACTTGTGAATCTCCGCGGATAGCCCGGACGATACTTCAACGTCTTGAATAGCGCCTCAGAATATGGGTTATCCTCACTGACACGGGGCCTGGAGAAGGACGCCGTCACTCCAAGCTCGTAGAGCTTGAGCAGCATTGTCGATCCTTTCATCGGTCCGCCGTTATCCGCATGCAGAACAGCCTTGCTCAGATCCATCTCACGCGATAGGCGATCAATCATCCTCGCAGACAGTTTGCTCGTCTCCTCTGTATGGATTTCCCATCCTGCAATCTTACGGCTCCATACGTCTATGACCATATAGAGATACAGGTAGATCCCCTTTATGTTCGTATGCAGGTAGGTAATTCCCAGCTCAGAAGCTGATCGGGTCCGGTAGCCTTGTGAGAGGGCTTATTTCTCGGGGTGCGACCCCGGCCAGGACCGCGATGGGTTAACATCCTGTTCTCCTTCAACACACGGTAAATCGTTCTCTCGGAGCCTATATAATGGCCTTTTTCTGCGAGAATTGCCACGATTTCCGCCGGATTCAGGCCTCTGTATTCCGGAAGGTTAACGACCCGTAGAATCTCATTTCTCTCTGTCGCAGTCAGCTTATGCTGTACCCGTCGCTTCGCCCCTTTGCGGCTATCCGCACTCGCTCCACGACTCCACCGTCGTAGAGTGCTTACAGAGATGCCTGTGGCTTCACTGATACGCTTCTGAGAGAGATGGGAAGCTATGGCCTCGGCCACTGCTTCGCTTACGGTCGCTTTCGTTCCCGGTGTATTCATCTGTCCCCGTCCGGTTCGAAGATGATCCCCTCCAGTTTTTTTTTAAGCACCATGATGGCTGTCACTTCGGCCAGCGCTTTGTCTTTCTTCCGGAGTTCCTTCTCAAGCTGTTTAACCTTCTTGCGCTCTTCACTCAGCTCTTTCCTTGCTTCCGACTGCCGGAGCTTCAAGGTTTCGCGGATTTCTGAACGCCAGAGCTTCAGATGCTCTTCGTGAATCCCTCGCTTCCTCAACCATTCGCCGAGCTGCTCGGTCGGAATCGATGCCGATTCGAGCAAGAGCTCCTGCTTCTCCAGCATTGATCGATTTTTCGGATCTGACGAACCCATACGCATCTCCACCTCTCCACGCATCTTCCTGAGCCAGTTATAAAGCGTCTGGAGGGAAATGCCAGCTTCTTCTGCAACTGCCGCAGCACCCGGTCCGTCCGGGAGAAGGGCTTTACGCACCGTTGTGCTCTTAAATTCTTCGCTATACCTTGCCATGTTTAACCTCATTTTGAGGCGTCAACTTTGCAGGCAGAGAGGAAATATGCCCTTACGGCTTTCAATAATTTATAAATTCTATACGGAAGCCATAAAATAAATTCGCCAATTTTATACTGGGCTCGCCCTTTCTTTGATAAAAAAGGTGAACCATTCAAATACAATTTAAAAACATCATGCTTTCCTGTTATAGCTATTAAATCAGAATACGCAAAACCAATCTCATTAAGGGATTTTGCAATATCTTTCTCTTTCATTATGTCATATAGCACTTCGATACCAAACAGCCTTCTATACTCCAAAGGAGACGCCAATGACTCTTTTGCCACGTAAAAAGGTATTAATTTAGCATCAACTTGACCAGGGATATCGACACCAGAAAATATTTTTCTAAAATCTTCTACTGACTCAATATTCAGATAATGCTTTAAAATCTCCTTATATTCAACTGTGTTTCGGATATGGGTTTCAGGTTTGTCACCGCTAGCGTTCGCTTCCCCCTTGCGTATCCGAAATTTGATTAAATTTTCGTTCAGGATATGAATATCAAAATGCATGCACACCCTTACCCAAAAATCAAAATCAGGCAAAGAACCAAATCTTTCATCATATAAGCCCACTTTATCATAACAATCTCTTCTAATTAGTGCACTGGGATGGCAAAGGCAATTGCCATGATAGAAAAAATAATTTAGCCACTGATATCTGTCTCGATTTTCTTTATTGAAAACCGAACAGTACGGATGAGTTAAGTCTGTAAACTTATCGCCATCTTCATCGATAAAATATGCTTTACTGAAAACAACCCCTATATCTGGATTTCCATCTAAAAATTCGACTTGTTTTTCAAGCTTACCGGGGAAAAAAACATCATCAGAGCTAAGCATAGCAATATACTTACCTGAAGAATTGAGAATACAATTGTTAGCAGCAACGCTTGCACCTTGGTTTTTCGAAAAAACAAAAAGCTTTATTCTTTCATCATTAAAGCTCTTTATTTCCTCTACTGTGTTATCCGTAGACCCATCATCAGTTACAACTATTTCAAAATCCTGAAATGTTTGACTTAAGACACTCCTGATACTTTCCCTAACATATTTGCCATGCTTATAAGATGGGATAATTACACTCACTTTAGGCATATAACTTCTCTCAATCACTGTAACCATTATTACCCCCTGCAAACAACCTTAAGTTCGGAATATAAAAAATCTTTATTTTAGCATAAAACGAACTCTACCGCCAAAGAATTTGGCACCATAGCTAATCGTCTTTCCAGCTCTTTTGTCTTTAATGGAGTTTTTAAACAAAAGAAGGTATAGTTTATTTTTCTGCCCCAAAAAATCCTTTTCGTATTTGCTCTCAAAAAAAAGATTATATTGGTCGATATTCTTAATTATTAGCATCAATTGATCTTCGTAACTTACCTTAGACCAAAGACCGCCCTCATGAACCCTGTAAACGGACATCTCTCTATCGATATAACCAATATTTCCTTCTTCAGCAACGGCCATATTGAAAAACCAATCATATGTTAGATAGTCATATATGCGGGGATTAATTTTATCCACCGCCTTCTTTCGATAAAAACATGCTGAAAAGTTCCCAATAAAATTGAAGCCTATCAAATCATGTATGGAGAATTCTTTATCAGAAAGATCGTTCTGACCAGCATAAATACCAAACTGGTTGTTGTAAAGAGTTCTCACTTTATTAAAACACATTGAACAATTTCGGCTACTTTCCAAGAACTCCAACTGTAAAGCCAACTTATTATCATCAATCCAATAATCATCTCCTTCACAAACAGCGACGTAATCTCCGGAACAAGCACGGAAGCATCTCTGCAAATTTTTTGTTAATCCAAGATTGCTACTATCTCGTAGAATTATAAAAGTATCTGGATGCTTTTCCTTATATTTTTCAATAATAATCGGAGTCTTATCTGTTGAACAATCATCCCCTACAACTATTTCCAATGCGCAATTAATTTTTTGCCTCAGTATCGACTCTATTGCCTGCTCGATGTATTTTTCATGATTATAACTGGTTAATACTACACTTATTTTCATATCAATCACCGCTCAATAAAATTCTCAAATATTTTAATACGCTTTTCGATCTGAAGCTCAGTTGAAAATAATTGATGTGTTTTATACTGTCCGCTATACGATATTCGATAAAGCTGATCAATATTATCATAGTAATAGTTGATTTTCGAAACTATATCTTCAACATCAGCATTTACTATAACTATCTCGTTTGAATCATACTCAGTATTTATTTTCAATTCGTCTGAAAGGAAAAGCGCAACCCCATGAAAAGATGCATCAGCACCTAAAGGAAAGCCATCAAAATTCCCAGGAAAAAGTTTGAAAGGCCTATTCGGTGATAAAAAAATATCCATAGAAGAATAAAATTCGGGAAAAAAATCCGGCCTTCTTAAACCATAAAAAAACACCCTATCCTCAATATCTGATACATCAATATCGTCTTTATCCCAATTGCCTACAATATGAAAGTATATATCATTATACTTTCTGCATAAGATCTTTGCACATTCAATAAAAAGATCATAACCCTTATCAACTCCTCTGTCCGAATACTTTGCTGCTACAAAACAAATATCAAAACTTTTTTTTTCTATTTGATATTTCTTCTTGTGCATTATCTGATTCTTATCAAATTGGATAAAACCTCCATATATATATTCAATGGAATCTTCATGACACAGAGATTTGCTTAATAAGTATTTTTTTGTAATTTCCTGAGTTACAATAACTTTTCTAAAATATTCCGAGCTAAATATTCTTTGCAACATAATATCTGATTTATCAAAATCTATCCCAAAAGCACCACCTGGATACAATACAAACACAAAAGGAATTTTATTTTTTTCCAGCAAAGGAAGCAATGTATAGGTCTCCGCAAGAAAAAAAGAATATGATAAATCCGCGCCCAAACATGCATCAGAATGAAAAAATTGGATTTTTCCAGGATCAATTTCCGGATAATATTCTAAATACTTTTCTTTATTCGTCTTAAACTGTTTGAAGGTCATCCCATATGGGTGGGAAAACCACGCTTCTTTGTCCGGATATAACCTAGGCATTGTATAACTTTTAATAAAATCATAACTCCTTAAGTACTCTGCTATTTCACGATTCCTAAAGCCAAATGGAACAAGTTGAGGAAATGTCGAATCTACTATTATTACTTTTTCTTTAGCTATTTTCTTATTGTAGCCATTTGCTTTAAATAACTTGAAAATATTCATCTATCATCCTACAAGCTTCGGTTTTTTATCAACTGTATTATATCACAGATTCGATCAACATCGTCCACTGTAAGTTCTCCATAAAAGGGCATTGATAAAACTTTTTTAACGGCACTGTTAGCATTGGGTAGGTTTTCAGGATTGGACGAAGGAAGCTGTCTATAACATGCATAATCGCTGCAGAGGGGATAAAAATACTTACGAGCAAATACGTTATACTTTTTCAGCTCATCGTAAACGTAATCGCGAGACCTTCCAAAAGTCTTCTCATCAACTTGAACTACAAAATATTGAAGGCTATTCTTAATATTACTATCCAGTGTATGAAAAAAAATCCCTTCGATCTCAGAAAGCCTTTCTGTATATCTCTTTAAAATAACCTGCCTTTTGCTTCTTTCCTCTTCGATCAAATCCAAGACAATAAGCCCAAGAGCAGCCTGAATTTCATTCATTTTGCCATTAATGCCCGGCATAATAACTTCATCTTCACTTTTTATACCGAAATTTTTGAGCAAATCAATTCTTTGTTTAAAATGATCATCTTCATAAACAAGGGCTCCACCCTCTCCAGTATGAAACAATTTAGTGGGGTGAAAACTAAACATGGTAATATCGCCGAAATTTCCAATTCCCTTTCCATCAATTTCAGTCATAAAAGCGTGAGCGGCATCATAAACTATTTTTAATCCATACCGATCGGCAATTTCCTGTATTTTGAATACATCGCAGGGCGTTCCAAAAACATGAACGGGTAATATTCCTGTTGTAAGAGGAGTTATCATGGATTCAATTTTATCCACATCAATATTTAAAGTAGTGGGGTCAATGTCGCAAAAAATTGGTTTAATGTTGTTCCAGGTTAGAACATGTGGTGTGGCCGGAAAAGTAAAGGGCGTCGTAATCACCTCCCCTGATAATCGAAGGCTTTGGACTGCTACAATTAATGCTATTGTTCCGTTATTAAAAAGGCTTGCATTCGGTACTTTTAGAACTTTCTTTATAGATTCCTCGAGCTTCTGGTGCTGCCTTCCATTATTTGACAACCATTTTGAATCCCATATTTCTTCAAGTTTAGTATTGAGCTCTGATAAATCAGGAAATATAGGTCTGGTAACCATTACAGGATTCTCAAAGGGCTGCATTTTATAATCCTCCTTTTTGTTTTTCATTAAATTCTTTTAGAAATCTATTCTCAAGTCTAAGTAAATCTTTTTTCCGTTCTTTAATTCGTTTTATAGGTATTCCAGCGTAAATGCCCCAGGGATCAGTGCTTTTATTTATAAAAGAAAAAGCTCCAAAAGAACAACCTTCACCAATTTCGATTCCAGGCAGTACTACAGATGTAGAGCCAATCAAGCTATGCTTTTTTATTACTACTTTTCCACTTCGAATTTTTTTATATAAATCAGGTATTGTGGGATTTGTCATAGTTTCTCCAGAAAAATCATCGGTAATACTATAGATTGAAATACGCGATGACAAGTTAGCGAAATCTTCTAAAACAATCCCCTTCGCCCCCCACAAACCGCAGAAAGCTGCAATATGGATATGTGAACCAAGACTGATCTCTCCCGAGAGAATGCAAAAGTCGTCTATTCGAACATTGTTACCAATAATCATTTTCTCGGGACTATACATGCTTGCCTTTCGGCTTATTAATACATTTTCTCCAAATCTTTTAAAACCTATCCTCTTCAATTCATCCTCTGAATAAAACGAATTCATTTTTTCTCCTGAAGCCAGAGTCAATACTTAAACATTCTTGCCATCTTCTTTAAGATCCTCAATCCTACGTCGGGCAACCAGGTAAAGCAACGACCCTGTCGATAGGCAAGGCTTTGATAGAGCCGAGCCATGGTTTGGTCTCTCCGAACAATAGCAATAACATTCTGAATCTTTCGTAAAATGCCAGCGCGCTCCATAATATGTTAAGCTGCTCTGCGCTTGCTGTCAATTTCATTCAGCGGCGACATGTTTAAATAGATGCGTGAATCCCATGTCTTTGAGACTACGTAGCACAGTCCCGCTGCGGCGAGCAGAAGAACGAACTGCCCATCTGGAAATGGGCCAACGGCTGGCATCCCTCGGCCATTCTCTTTCATCAGCCGTTTGAGGCGATTGTTTGTTCTGATTCGCACTCGATGTTGTGACGGGAATTCGTACCAAGAAAGGGGTTTTTCAAGCCCGCTCTCGACCATCTTTGTAGCTTCAAAAAGCTTCATAGCTCTGAGACATTCAGCAATAAACGCCGCCTTCCTGCGAGTAGCGTCTTTGCTTTCCTGAGCATGAATGGCCTTTAACATACAGCCACTCTGCGAATCATTCTCGGCAGCCCTTTCGTAAAGACATTGCGATAGAAATGGCCCACGCATCGCCTCCAGATGCATCTCCACAATCGCCTCTTCAACCGAAATCTGCCGAGTTCGATATCGCTCGGTTATGACGCTTTCAAGCGGCACGTTGATCGCCTCTTCCACGGTCCCTCGAACGAGATTGTCCAATCGGCGTTTGACCTGTTCCTCGTCGATCTGGATGATTTTTCCTTGCCCTGCTACAGGATTCCCGATTTGGTCTTCCATGGGTTCTGCTTTCACTGTTTGCCCAAACCTGATATTAGGTCTGGAGGAGGACCTGCCAGCATTATTTAAAGTTCGAAAAGCTTAGCATAGTATCGCCATTCTTACGAAATCCCTGCGGCTACCATTCCAGCTTACTCCCATTCAGACCAAACCGATTCATGCAGCCCCAAGCAATCCGTTTGATTGCACACAAATACCGTCAAAATATGACTCATAGCATTCACCCCATCAACCTTTTTTTGATGCGCTCTACGAGCGGCCTCTTTTTCTCCAGCTGAGCAATTCGCTTCTCCAGCTCATCACATAGCCTTTCCGCCTCTTTCAATACTTTCTGCACGGTTATGGGGTCCATAACCAAGATTTCGAAATACAACCAGATATGTCAACCAACATAAAGTAAACAATTAATCCATTAATGCACCTATATCAGATACTTGCAGATACTGGAATCAGCGGCCGATCAGGCTACGCCTCAGAAACCGCAAAAACCGACCAAAGCGAGAATTACCTGTAAGACGCAGATACCGATCCACCGCTGTGCTCAAGCGGCGGAGGACGACATACAAATGCTCCCGCTCGCTGGATCTTAATGGAGCCCACTCACCTCTGATCTCAACTGCGACAATTACTCCATCAAAATGAAAATAAAACTGCGGGAAAGCAGTCCAGAAGTCAACCCAGCCATCTTCCGTTCGAGAGGTACCATTATGAGATATTTGATCTACAGGAATACTTCGGACGGCTCCGGAGTCATCGGTCACCGCAACATTCACCAATTTTACTCTGCATAAAATGCCAGAAACGGGATCCCACCGTAGGAATCGAGTGCCGGCTCCAGGAGTAAAACGGAAAAGAAATCCACCTTTGCCATCCAGTCTGACAGGCTTCCTTATTGCTCTGTCTTCAGAAAACGTTTGATCTGAGGACCAGTAGAGAATGGAGGTTGTCCTCCCATACCAGGGGTTCACTACAGCATCAAGCATCGGAGCGACGGCTTCCAGCGGAATGTGCTCCCACTGCCCCCGTATCTCGACACTGTTTACTTCACCGGATTCATTGATCTCAAACTGAGGATCAAGCGTCAGGAACTGAACGTACCCGGTCTCAGCGAGAAGCTTACCGTTATGCAACAAATCTGTCTGATGAAGCATTACTCTCTTACCGGAAGTAAATGTTATTAGAATAGAGTCGACACGGACCCTGGAAAAAATATTGGAAACCGGGTCCCATCGCAAACGAGCACATTCGATAGGCTGAGAAAAAGAATAAGCAATGACGAATGGCTCGCCTGTATTCTCAATTGGTTTGTCAAAATACTGGAAGCCACCCTGTGAATCGAAGCAGAATAAGATTGAAATAGAAGATGGACAGATTTCGTTAATTCGCTTCTCCTTTAGAAGTGCAGCGGTCTCTTTCGGATGTGATAGAAAGAAGAGTTGGTTTCGTTCATATGTTCTGCCAAAGAGATACCGCAACTGAAGAGGAGTCATGCTACGAACCATCGAACCGGTTCGAATACGGTAGAAAAACAGTACCTCATCAATTCGCTTTACCTTGCGCCCCAGGCCGAGGATCGACAGCCAGAAATCGTAATCCTCAAGGCCATATTTCATATCGCGCTTAAAACCACCGACAGATTCCCAGTCCACGCGTCGAAAAAAGGAGGTGCAGAAGATCACATTATGATCCATCATCTGCTTAATTGAGAATTCTTTTAAAATCCACGGACCTTCGTCTTCGCCGAACTTTTCTGCAAGGCAGTAAACGATTCCCAGATCCGGGTCCGAATCAAGCAGCTCTACTGCAAGTTCCATATAACGGCGACCAATGCGATCGTCTGCATCGAGCGGCAATATATACCGGCCCGTAGCCTCACGTATACCCGTGTTACGAGCCTCTGCCAGTCCCTGGTTTTCCGTATGAATCACGCGCAACTTAGGTCCGGAAAGCTCCTTTAGAATTGCATTTGTTTCCGGTTCGGTTGATCCATCATTGATCACAATGATTTCGTAATCCGGATAAGTCTGTGACCAGACCGACTCCAGAGCATCGTGAATATAGCTGCCCTGGTTATAGCAGGGGATGACTACCGAGACCTCAGGCATCTTTTTATGCTCCATTTCAAGATCTTCCAGAATATTGGATACAATATCTGTATCAAGTTCGAATTATCGATTCTCGAAAGAAAGTAATCACGATCACATTTGGCATAGGCTCGAAACCATACGGAAAAAAAGCAAAGCCCCAACACCCAGTACGTAAGAAAAATGGCCATCGGCACAGCATGCGGATCTGCATTACCTGTTCTTCTTATTACTCGCAAAACACTGCAAGGAACAACCAATCCGAATACATGACGATGCAATTTTCTAATAGCGATTTCGGCTGATCTTTCTTGTTCCGACAGAGAAGTCGCCGAAATAGAAAGGTCATGTATCCTGTAGCGGTACAGAACTACAGGCAGATTTGCGAGCTTATACCCGTTTTCAACAAAGGAAACCCAGAGATGTAAATCCTGCGCTCTACGTAC
This region of Leptonema illini DSM 21528 genomic DNA includes:
- a CDS encoding glycosyltransferase family 2 protein, coding for MSYSSSVQSKADYNLAIVIPAFKAHFLKETMDALSNQTDRRFALYVSDDASPHDLFSIVEPYGKQLQMHYHRFPDNLGGRDLVAHWRRSIDLTAGEPWIWLLSDDDIPSSNAVAAFYATLERTAGAYDIYRFPVSWIGADSKPCGPGYEFGHPQFESAYDFTLRRLSGEAYTCAQDHIFRRSIYERKGFVAFDLAWHSDTATYINFAMEKGFYTISHGRLWFRQSGLNISSRQEREILMRKLKAEVAFLDWVQSAFLGFPVGQTRQIARYAGAAAIVSVVRSKLSPLTKIYRSAAILPHIPISVWFWVCAHIFLKALAAIERRLVRHD
- a CDS encoding integrase core domain-containing protein: MGITYLHTNIKGIYLYLYMVIDVWSRKIAGWEIHTEETSKLSARMIDRLSREMDLSKAVLHADNGGPMKGSTMLLKLYELGVTASFSRPRVSEDNPYSEALFKTLKYRPGYPRRFTSLESARNWVANFVHWYNHEHRHSGINYVTPEQRHTGQDRAILKKRAQTFAAAKKKNPSRWSQSPRKWEYQKAVTLGEAKAS
- a CDS encoding transposase is translated as MARYSEEFKSTTVRKALLPDGPGAAAVAEEAGISLQTLYNWLRKMRGEVEMRMGSSDPKNRSMLEKQELLLESASIPTEQLGEWLRKRGIHEEHLKLWRSEIRETLKLRQSEARKELSEERKKVKQLEKELRKKDKALAEVTAIMVLKKKLEGIIFEPDGDR
- a CDS encoding glycosyltransferase, translated to MVTVIERSYMPKVSVIIPSYKHGKYVRESIRSVLSQTFQDFEIVVTDDGSTDNTVEEIKSFNDERIKLFVFSKNQGASVAANNCILNSSGKYIAMLSSDDVFFPGKLEKQVEFLDGNPDIGVVFSKAYFIDEDGDKFTDLTHPYCSVFNKENRDRYQWLNYFFYHGNCLCHPSALIRRDCYDKVGLYDERFGSLPDFDFWVRVCMHFDIHILNENLIKFRIRKGEANASGDKPETHIRNTVEYKEILKHYLNIESVEDFRKIFSGVDIPGQVDAKLIPFYVAKESLASPLEYRRLFGIEVLYDIMKEKDIAKSLNEIGFAYSDLIAITGKHDVFKLYLNGSPFLSKKGRAQYKIGEFILWLPYRIYKLLKAVRAYFLSACKVDASK
- a CDS encoding glycosyltransferase; the protein is MKISVVLTSYNHEKYIEQAIESILRQKINCALEIVVGDDCSTDKTPIIIEKYKEKHPDTFIILRDSSNLGLTKNLQRCFRACSGDYVAVCEGDDYWIDDNKLALQLEFLESSRNCSMCFNKVRTLYNNQFGIYAGQNDLSDKEFSIHDLIGFNFIGNFSACFYRKKAVDKINPRIYDYLTYDWFFNMAVAEEGNIGYIDREMSVYRVHEGGLWSKVSYEDQLMLIIKNIDQYNLFFESKYEKDFLGQKNKLYLLLFKNSIKDKRAGKTISYGAKFFGGRVRFMLK
- a CDS encoding glycosyltransferase family 4 protein; amino-acid sequence: MNIFKLFKANGYNKKIAKEKVIIVDSTFPQLVPFGFRNREIAEYLRSYDFIKSYTMPRLYPDKEAWFSHPYGMTFKQFKTNKEKYLEYYPEIDPGKIQFFHSDACLGADLSYSFFLAETYTLLPLLEKNKIPFVFVLYPGGAFGIDFDKSDIMLQRIFSSEYFRKVIVTQEITKKYLLSKSLCHEDSIEYIYGGFIQFDKNQIMHKKKYQIEKKSFDICFVAAKYSDRGVDKGYDLFIECAKILCRKYNDIYFHIVGNWDKDDIDVSDIEDRVFFYGLRRPDFFPEFYSSMDIFLSPNRPFKLFPGNFDGFPLGADASFHGVALFLSDELKINTEYDSNEIVIVNADVEDIVSKINYYYDNIDQLYRISYSGQYKTHQLFSTELQIEKRIKIFENFIER
- a CDS encoding DegT/DnrJ/EryC1/StrS family aminotransferase, with protein sequence MKNKKEDYKMQPFENPVMVTRPIFPDLSELNTKLEEIWDSKWLSNNGRQHQKLEESIKKVLKVPNASLFNNGTIALIVAVQSLRLSGEVITTPFTFPATPHVLTWNNIKPIFCDIDPTTLNIDVDKIESMITPLTTGILPVHVFGTPCDVFKIQEIADRYGLKIVYDAAHAFMTEIDGKGIGNFGDITMFSFHPTKLFHTGEGGALVYEDDHFKQRIDLLKNFGIKSEDEVIMPGINGKMNEIQAALGLIVLDLIEEERSKRQVILKRYTERLSEIEGIFFHTLDSNIKNSLQYFVVQVDEKTFGRSRDYVYDELKKYNVFARKYFYPLCSDYACYRQLPSSNPENLPNANSAVKKVLSMPFYGELTVDDVDRICDIIQLIKNRSL
- a CDS encoding acyltransferase, yielding MNSFYSEDELKRIGFKRFGENVLISRKASMYSPEKMIIGNNVRIDDFCILSGEISLGSHIHIAAFCGLWGAKGIVLEDFANLSSRISIYSITDDFSGETMTNPTIPDLYKKIRSGKVVIKKHSLIGSTSVVLPGIEIGEGCSFGAFSFINKSTDPWGIYAGIPIKRIKERKKDLLRLENRFLKEFNEKQKGGL
- a CDS encoding transposase codes for the protein MEDQIGNPVAGQGKIIQIDEEQVKRRLDNLVRGTVEEAINVPLESVITERYRTRQISVEEAIVEMHLEAMRGPFLSQCLYERAAENDSQSGCMLKAIHAQESKDATRRKAAFIAECLRAMKLFEATKMVESGLEKPLSWYEFPSQHRVRIRTNNRLKRLMKENGRGMPAVGPFPDGQFVLLLAAAGLCYVVSKTWDSRIYLNMSPLNEIDSKRRAA
- a CDS encoding glycosyltransferase family 2 protein codes for the protein MEHKKMPEVSVVIPCYNQGSYIHDALESVWSQTYPDYEIIVINDGSTEPETNAILKELSGPKLRVIHTENQGLAEARNTGIREATGRYILPLDADDRIGRRYMELAVELLDSDPDLGIVYCLAEKFGEDEGPWILKEFSIKQMMDHNVIFCTSFFRRVDWESVGGFKRDMKYGLEDYDFWLSILGLGRKVKRIDEVLFFYRIRTGSMVRSMTPLQLRYLFGRTYERNQLFFLSHPKETAALLKEKRINEICPSSISILFCFDSQGGFQYFDKPIENTGEPFVIAYSFSQPIECARLRWDPVSNIFSRVRVDSILITFTSGKRVMLHQTDLLHNGKLLAETGYVQFLTLDPQFEINESGEVNSVEIRGQWEHIPLEAVAPMLDAVVNPWYGRTTSILYWSSDQTFSEDRAIRKPVRLDGKGGFLFRFTPGAGTRFLRWDPVSGILCRVKLVNVAVTDDSGAVRSIPVDQISHNGTSRTEDGWVDFWTAFPQFYFHFDGVIVAVEIRGEWAPLRSSEREHLYVVLRRLSTAVDRYLRLTGNSRFGRFLRFLRRSLIGR